One Paenarthrobacter aurescens TC1 DNA window includes the following coding sequences:
- a CDS encoding phosphoglycerate mutase family protein (identified by match to protein family HMM PF00300), producing the protein MTLTTFALVRHGQTDWNAERRLQGSTDIPLNDVGRGQARDAVAFLSDQPWDTVVSSPLGRAAETAEIIADGLGLKVARLVPELTERSFGPAEGLQAGPELEALRIPGGFRGGETDEAAADRGIAALEELAEEFAGKRVLVVAHGTLIRLTLSRAIGRTLDSVQNAVLNLAHHHVTDGWQLEYFNGERVTAGVES; encoded by the coding sequence ATGACCCTCACAACTTTCGCCCTCGTCCGCCATGGCCAGACCGATTGGAACGCGGAGCGCCGGTTGCAAGGGTCCACTGACATTCCGCTGAACGACGTCGGTCGCGGCCAGGCGCGCGACGCCGTCGCCTTCCTGTCGGACCAGCCTTGGGACACCGTGGTGTCCTCGCCCCTGGGCCGCGCCGCCGAAACTGCCGAGATCATCGCCGATGGACTGGGGCTGAAAGTTGCTCGGCTGGTTCCGGAGCTCACAGAGCGCAGCTTTGGTCCTGCCGAAGGACTTCAGGCCGGGCCTGAGCTGGAGGCTTTGCGCATCCCCGGAGGTTTCCGCGGCGGCGAAACTGACGAGGCCGCCGCTGATCGCGGCATTGCTGCCTTGGAAGAGCTGGCCGAGGAGTTCGCCGGCAAGCGCGTCCTGGTGGTGGCTCACGGCACTTTGATTCGGCTGACCCTGAGCCGGGCCATCGGACGCACCTTGGACAGCGTGCAGAACGCGGTCCTCAACCTGGCCCATCACCATGTCACGGACGGCTGGCAGCTGGAGTACTTCAACGGCGAGCGGGTCACGGCCGGCGTCGAGTCCTGA
- a CDS encoding hypothetical protein (identified by Glimmer2; putative), with the protein MEKSFDIEMVNQNEYLVRWASEGQTGESLVHTNPEFLAEVGLEGFDEQLVVEETTTYLAEHQPVIDFPQTVDLEEIAAAYTDYAEQLKARLEAR; encoded by the coding sequence ATGGAGAAGTCATTCGACATTGAAATGGTCAACCAGAACGAGTACTTGGTGCGTTGGGCATCCGAAGGACAAACCGGGGAATCCCTGGTCCACACCAACCCGGAATTCCTTGCTGAGGTTGGGCTGGAGGGCTTCGACGAGCAACTCGTGGTCGAAGAAACCACCACCTACCTGGCGGAACACCAGCCCGTGATCGACTTCCCCCAAACGGTTGACCTGGAAGAGATCGCCGCCGCGTACACGGACTACGCGGAGCAGCTGAAGGCGCGCCTCGAAGCGCGGTAG
- a CDS encoding putative amino acid permease (identified by match to protein family HMM PF00324), giving the protein MSHPPSRISLAKDPTPKDPTSKGLKAGSIGIGPTVALGLAAVAPAYSLAVTLGFVVLAVGASTPAAFLLGFVPILFTALAFRDLNREMPDCGGVFVWITRVFGPVAGWFLGGWVPQMATFIASAALAQVATTYLLNFLGLAWIAAEPIAVAAIACGLIVLSAWIAARGIELSAWVQYALIALQLVALGGFCVAAFAAMATGTSVGTAEGGAEQPSLEWFNPFASGDMSGLVSGVILCLFIYWGWDALIAVNEETTDRKGTPGKAVVITTVILLFFYVVTATAAVGFAGTASITDPETVSDVLSVLGPQATGDVFGQVIILAVGLSALAALMTVAVSTPRTWLSMGTYGALPKATTKMHSKRGTPTTSIACWAVITMAITLGLTAISADFIGLAILSVGLMIAAYYAATALASVVYFAPLMRTSASALILKGLLPGLGALLMIGAFAYSAVDMLSPEYAGLAWLGIGSVFWIGIGALALGLVVTAILRTRLRRFFSSKTIPRGNVTTRHQLPSILSNETEA; this is encoded by the coding sequence GTGTCCCATCCCCCTTCCCGCATCTCACTCGCCAAAGACCCAACCCCGAAGGACCCAACATCCAAGGGCCTGAAAGCCGGCTCCATCGGCATCGGTCCAACAGTCGCCCTCGGACTGGCCGCCGTCGCCCCCGCCTACAGCCTGGCCGTGACCCTGGGCTTCGTGGTCCTTGCCGTTGGGGCGAGCACCCCTGCAGCGTTCCTGCTTGGCTTTGTCCCCATCCTCTTTACCGCCCTCGCGTTCAGGGACCTCAACAGGGAAATGCCTGACTGCGGCGGCGTTTTCGTCTGGATCACCCGCGTTTTCGGACCGGTTGCAGGCTGGTTCCTTGGCGGATGGGTGCCACAGATGGCCACGTTCATTGCGAGCGCCGCACTAGCTCAAGTGGCCACAACCTATCTGCTCAACTTCCTTGGTTTGGCCTGGATCGCCGCGGAGCCTATCGCAGTAGCTGCCATCGCGTGTGGGCTGATCGTCCTGAGTGCTTGGATCGCGGCGAGGGGAATCGAACTATCCGCCTGGGTGCAGTATGCGCTGATTGCCCTCCAGCTGGTGGCGCTTGGCGGTTTCTGTGTCGCGGCTTTCGCGGCGATGGCCACGGGCACCTCCGTCGGAACGGCAGAAGGTGGCGCCGAACAGCCAAGCCTGGAGTGGTTCAACCCCTTTGCATCCGGCGACATGTCCGGGCTCGTGTCCGGCGTCATCCTGTGCCTGTTCATTTATTGGGGCTGGGATGCGCTGATAGCGGTGAACGAAGAAACCACGGACCGAAAGGGAACTCCCGGCAAGGCCGTAGTCATCACCACCGTCATCCTGCTGTTCTTCTACGTGGTGACGGCCACGGCCGCCGTGGGATTTGCCGGGACTGCGAGCATCACCGATCCTGAAACCGTCTCTGATGTCCTCTCGGTCCTCGGTCCGCAGGCGACAGGAGATGTGTTTGGCCAGGTCATCATCCTGGCCGTGGGCCTTTCAGCGTTGGCAGCACTGATGACAGTAGCTGTCAGTACGCCGCGGACCTGGCTCAGCATGGGCACCTATGGTGCGCTCCCCAAGGCGACAACCAAGATGCACTCCAAGCGAGGAACACCCACCACCTCCATCGCCTGCTGGGCGGTCATCACCATGGCCATAACCTTGGGACTAACGGCAATCAGCGCTGACTTCATCGGGCTGGCCATCCTCTCCGTGGGCCTGATGATCGCGGCTTACTACGCGGCCACCGCCTTGGCATCCGTGGTGTACTTCGCCCCGCTGATGCGCACCTCTGCATCCGCCCTGATCCTGAAGGGCCTCCTTCCTGGTTTGGGAGCACTTCTGATGATCGGAGCGTTCGCGTACAGCGCCGTGGACATGCTGTCCCCTGAATACGCGGGGCTGGCCTGGCTGGGCATCGGCTCGGTGTTCTGGATCGGCATCGGTGCGCTGGCCTTGGGCCTGGTGGTCACCGCGATCTTGAGGACCAGACTGCGCCGCTTCTTCTCCAGCAAAACCATCCCCCGCGGAAACGTCACCACCCGGCACCAACTTCCATCCATTCTCAGCAACGAAACCGAGGCATAA
- a CDS encoding amidohydrolase family protein (identified by match to protein family HMM PF01979; match to protein family HMM PF07969): MRTQLYTNARIFTSDTRRWAEAMLVQGERILYVGDAHTAERLRPDAQRIDLEGRLVVPGFVDGHAHVVGTGEALGQVSLWGARSVEEIQQRIKARATERPDAVRILATGWLHGAIPGGVPDAGMLDAVVQDRPVYAFAYDFHSVWVNSAALTELGIDDHTKNPHGGTIKRDSHGHATGYIDENAFYDMVLPFLDSQVGEGEHGASIAAVQQAYRETGVTTACDMGFNETDLEAFKRADKDGTLTSRLIAYWRVNNAGSAEENIAQVQRAAALAVEHVSPFLRVVGIKVIIDGTIDGCTATLGMPYADGSNAEPIWSLEELAPVVAAADAAGLKVAMHAIGDESVRIAIGAVEHAVAENGPRERRHRIEHLELVDRADVDRLAALGITASMQPVHADPAISENWAAKLGDDRVERGFPWPWITQAGARLAFGTDSPTSPHAPLPNMYVATTRASALDASAGTNVPEFALPLAESIQHATRDSAWTCGAEHEIGRLTAGLYADFVVLDTDVLATESPASLLEAKVVRTVVGGRTVFERD; this comes from the coding sequence GTGAGAACCCAGCTCTACACCAACGCCCGCATCTTCACCTCCGATACCCGCCGCTGGGCTGAGGCTATGCTCGTCCAAGGTGAACGCATCCTCTACGTGGGAGACGCCCACACAGCCGAACGCCTCCGCCCGGACGCCCAACGAATTGACCTTGAGGGCCGCTTGGTGGTCCCCGGTTTCGTGGATGGGCACGCCCATGTTGTGGGCACCGGCGAAGCCCTGGGACAGGTCAGCCTGTGGGGTGCCCGATCCGTGGAGGAAATCCAGCAACGAATCAAGGCAAGGGCCACCGAACGCCCGGATGCCGTGAGGATCCTGGCCACTGGCTGGCTGCACGGTGCCATCCCAGGCGGTGTACCGGACGCGGGGATGCTGGACGCCGTAGTCCAGGACAGGCCTGTGTATGCCTTCGCTTACGACTTCCACTCGGTGTGGGTGAACTCCGCGGCGCTGACTGAACTCGGGATTGATGACCACACTAAGAACCCGCACGGCGGCACCATCAAACGCGACTCTCACGGGCACGCCACCGGCTACATCGACGAGAACGCTTTCTACGACATGGTGCTCCCCTTCCTCGACTCCCAGGTAGGCGAAGGCGAACACGGGGCCAGCATCGCCGCAGTCCAACAGGCCTACCGCGAAACCGGCGTCACCACAGCCTGCGATATGGGCTTCAACGAGACCGACCTCGAGGCCTTCAAACGTGCCGACAAAGACGGCACACTGACCAGCCGGCTCATCGCCTATTGGCGTGTTAACAACGCTGGATCGGCGGAGGAAAACATCGCCCAGGTACAGCGGGCGGCCGCGCTCGCCGTCGAACATGTTTCGCCGTTCCTGCGCGTGGTGGGCATCAAGGTGATCATCGACGGCACTATCGACGGGTGCACGGCCACCCTGGGTATGCCGTACGCCGATGGTTCGAATGCGGAACCGATCTGGAGCCTCGAGGAACTCGCGCCAGTGGTTGCCGCCGCAGATGCCGCCGGTTTGAAAGTTGCCATGCACGCCATAGGCGACGAATCGGTGCGGATCGCGATCGGCGCCGTGGAACACGCCGTTGCGGAGAACGGCCCCCGCGAGCGCCGCCACCGCATAGAGCATCTTGAGTTGGTGGACAGGGCCGACGTCGATCGCCTCGCCGCGCTGGGTATTACCGCCAGCATGCAGCCGGTCCACGCCGATCCCGCTATCAGCGAGAACTGGGCCGCCAAATTGGGTGACGACCGTGTGGAGCGCGGCTTCCCGTGGCCGTGGATCACCCAGGCGGGAGCGCGGCTGGCTTTCGGCACGGACTCCCCCACCTCCCCGCACGCACCGCTGCCCAATATGTATGTGGCCACCACCCGCGCTTCTGCTTTGGACGCGTCCGCTGGAACAAATGTCCCGGAGTTCGCACTGCCCCTCGCGGAATCGATCCAACATGCAACGCGGGATTCGGCCTGGACGTGCGGCGCGGAGCACGAAATTGGTCGGCTTACTGCCGGCCTGTACGCGGACTTCGTTGTCTTGGATACGGACGTACTCGCCACAGAGAGCCCTGCCTCGCTCCTCGAAGCCAAGGTTGTGCGAACTGTGGTGGGCGGACGCACAGTGTTCGAAAGGGACTAA
- a CDS encoding hydrolase, alpha/beta fold family domain protein (identified by match to protein family HMM PF00561), which produces MEFLQEASRSGSAALSGVASPRREVIATALGPCVARVQESSEGGGDFADVYLHGAAGSWTTFQPLLSDTPERDRVLIDLPGWGDSTQGAQLETATIEAMAGAVVEVLTALGNNKWNIVGHSMGGVLALHIAAAWPGSTVSVVAVSATTLGVAGSVKSPWRGLAKMPWFVGMLLLMNTTAVFGNAGRALIRGVGHTPLMRLLLSPLFADPAAVPSGLIRRLAQEARPASFSAAARAIALYDFGQWRRISCPVLAMRGDHDAFTPASDHSQLASLGPHVQIVTVTECGHFAIAEQTAVVKQLIEELRQR; this is translated from the coding sequence ATGGAATTTCTGCAGGAAGCGTCGCGGTCGGGCAGCGCAGCGTTATCGGGCGTTGCTTCGCCGCGGCGCGAGGTGATCGCCACGGCCCTGGGGCCGTGTGTGGCACGCGTACAAGAATCCTCGGAAGGTGGCGGTGACTTCGCTGACGTTTACCTGCACGGGGCCGCGGGGTCGTGGACAACTTTCCAGCCGCTGCTCTCCGATACTCCAGAACGCGACCGCGTCCTCATAGACCTGCCGGGCTGGGGCGATTCCACCCAAGGTGCGCAGCTGGAGACGGCCACGATCGAAGCCATGGCGGGTGCCGTCGTCGAGGTTTTGACTGCCTTGGGGAACAACAAGTGGAACATCGTGGGCCATTCCATGGGAGGTGTCCTGGCCCTGCATATTGCTGCGGCATGGCCCGGATCCACCGTCAGCGTCGTGGCGGTTTCGGCAACCACTCTTGGAGTTGCCGGATCGGTGAAGAGCCCGTGGCGTGGGCTTGCCAAGATGCCATGGTTCGTGGGCATGCTGCTGCTCATGAACACCACCGCAGTCTTCGGTAATGCGGGAAGAGCCTTGATCCGCGGGGTCGGGCACACGCCATTGATGCGGCTTCTGCTGTCACCACTTTTCGCGGACCCGGCGGCCGTCCCCTCGGGCCTCATCCGCAGGCTGGCACAGGAAGCCCGGCCAGCCAGCTTCAGTGCAGCCGCGCGAGCCATTGCACTGTACGACTTTGGCCAGTGGCGCCGTATCAGCTGCCCCGTGCTGGCGATGCGTGGCGACCACGACGCCTTCACGCCAGCATCCGACCATTCCCAGCTGGCCTCGCTCGGCCCGCATGTCCAGATCGTGACGGTAACGGAGTGCGGACACTTCGCGATCGCCGAGCAGACCGCCGTCGTAAAGCAACTGATAGAGGAACTGCGGCAACGCTGA
- a CDS encoding putative transcriptional regulator, TetR family (identified by match to protein family HMM PF00440), whose protein sequence is MAKADKKEIRRREIVAAAQAVAARDGAEGATLRAIAAEAGMAANAVLYYFGSHADIIAAAVQASSGRFLEKLAEAVDQSMTPTARLAAVISAGTTAGLDDDVSRILYEYWPHMLRDPEQRRIQDELTRAQEGVYREIIDAGTRSGEFAPLLDPAKIARTLVAQEDGLVMDVLAGSAGSEYVLDLMGSLAAALLGLEAETLLDLIAARGVPAAAT, encoded by the coding sequence GTGGCCAAGGCAGACAAAAAGGAAATTCGACGCCGTGAAATAGTGGCGGCAGCCCAGGCTGTTGCAGCGCGCGACGGCGCTGAGGGGGCCACACTCCGCGCCATTGCCGCGGAGGCAGGCATGGCCGCAAACGCCGTGCTCTACTACTTCGGCAGCCATGCCGACATCATCGCTGCCGCCGTGCAGGCTTCCTCCGGCAGATTTCTAGAGAAGCTCGCCGAAGCCGTGGATCAGAGCATGACCCCCACAGCCAGGCTCGCCGCGGTCATCAGCGCGGGAACCACTGCCGGGCTTGACGATGATGTCTCCCGGATCCTCTACGAATACTGGCCCCACATGCTGCGAGACCCCGAGCAGCGCCGGATCCAAGACGAGCTCACCCGTGCGCAGGAAGGCGTCTACCGTGAAATCATCGACGCCGGAACCCGCTCCGGCGAGTTCGCTCCCCTTCTGGACCCGGCCAAGATCGCCCGCACCCTGGTTGCCCAGGAAGATGGACTTGTCATGGATGTGCTGGCCGGAAGTGCCGGCAGTGAGTATGTGCTGGACCTGATGGGGAGCCTGGCGGCCGCACTTTTGGGCCTTGAGGCCGAGACTCTGCTGGACCTCATCGCTGCCCGCGGTGTGCCGGCAGCCGCCACGTAA